The following proteins are encoded in a genomic region of Populus nigra chromosome 16, ddPopNigr1.1, whole genome shotgun sequence:
- the LOC133676070 gene encoding carbonic anhydrase 2-like, giving the protein MNNLSHEGAIEGLKKLLIDNEKDDQLNKEVEAKFEKLIGELQGKRPPDHCDPVGRILDGFHRFKTTKFDKYPELYRELAEGQSPKFLVFACSDSRVSPSHVLDFQPGEAFMVRNIANLVPAFNQLRYSGVGAAIEYAVATLGVENILVIGHSCCGGIARLMTLPEDGSTANDFVDDWVKIGLPAKAKVKAEFGHLPLPEQIHKCEKEAVNLSLINLQTYPYVQERMAEGALALRGGYYDFVEGCFQLWEVKSTVTPPISTCCK; this is encoded by the exons TGAAAAGGATGACCAGTTGAACAAGGAGGTTGAGGCAAAATTTGAGAAGCTGATAGGTGAGTTGCAAGGGAAAAGGCCCCCTGATCACTGTGATCCAGTTGGAAGAATTCTGGATGGGTTTCATCGCTTCAAGACCACTAAATTTGA CAAGTATCCAGAGTTGTACCGTGAACTTGCAGAAGGCCAGTCCCCCAAG TTTCTGGTTTTCGCATGCTCTGATTCCCGGGTTAGCCCTTCTCATGTCCTGGACTTCCAACCTGGTGAAGCCTTCATGGTCCGCAACATTGCTAACCTGGTTCCTGCATTTAACCAG TTGAGATACTCTGGAGTTGGAGCAGCTATTGAATATGCTGTGGCGACTTTGGGG GTAGAAAATATCTTGGTCATTGGACATAGTTGCTGTGGTGGGATAGCGAGGCTTATGACTCTCCCAGAGGATGGTTCGACTGCTAA TGACTTCGTAGATGATTGGGTCAAAATCGGTTTACCTGCCAAGGCCAAGGTCAAAGCTGAGTTTGGGCATCTTCCACTTCCTGAACAGATCCATAAATGTGAAAAG GAGGCTGTGAATTTATCACTGATAAACTTACAGACATACCCATATGTTCAAGAAAGGATGGCAGAGGGAGCTCTAGCACTGAGGGGTGGTTATTATGATTTTGTTGAAGGGTGTTTCCAGCTCTGGGAGGTCAAGTCCACCGTTACGCCGCCCATCTCCACGTGTTGCAAATAG